In Malaclemys terrapin pileata isolate rMalTer1 chromosome 10, rMalTer1.hap1, whole genome shotgun sequence, the following are encoded in one genomic region:
- the DUOXA2 gene encoding dual oxidase maturation factor 2, which translates to MTLFDGVYPFYPQPRKDYAFDVSSIIVIAVFLSLGLSFLLILPGIRGRARLYWLLRVILSLFIGAVIVAVQFTGDWETGQVTANTSYKSFSRTMVNADVGLHIGLGGVNVTLVGNPVNQINETINYNEHFAWRFGVNYDQIYNEGLAKGLPSPILYVAEKFSQQSPCGVYSQYRISGHYASATLWVAFCAWLISNMLFSMPVLVYGGYMILVTGAFMIFSLLSFSTVRNSPMCAIQFGPASLQTVYGASFWLTLATSLLCFLIGVVVVALHHLRPKALKAFFDLSEDEEEGDAMLGEAYGNPHFRASKKNPYDNFALTIEAV; encoded by the exons ATGACTCTCTTCGATGGCGTCTACCCCTTCTACCCTCAGCCGAGGAAGGACTACGCGTTCGATGTGAGCTCCATCATCGTCATCGCCGTCTTCCTATCGCTGGGGCTCAGCTTCCTGCTCATCCTGCCGGGGATCCGGGGCCGAGCG AGGCTGTATTGGCTACTCCGGGTTATCCTGAGCCTTTTCATTGGGGCGGTGATTGTTG ctgtgcAGTTCACCGGGGACTGGGAGACTGGCCAGGTGACAGCAAACACCTCCTACAAATCCTTCAGCCGCACCATGGTGAACGCCGACGTTGGCCTGCACATCGGCTTGGGGGGAGTAAACGTCACGCTAGTAG GGAACCCAGTGAATCAGATCAATGAAACCATCAACTACAACGAGCACTTTGCCTGGCGCTTTGGCGTAAACTACGACCAAATCTACAACGAGGGCCTGGCGAAGGGGCTGCCCAGCCCCATCCTGTACGTGGCAGAGAAGTTCAGCCAGCAGAGCCCCTGCGGCGTGTACAGCCAGTACAGGATCTCCGGCCACTATGCATCAGCAACTCTCTG GGTGGCATTTTGTGCTTGGCTCATTTCCAACATGCTGTTCTCCATGCCAGTCCTGGTCTACGGGGGCTACATGATCCTGGTCACTGGGGCCTTCATGATCTTCTCGCTGCTCTCCTTCTCCACGGTCAGGAACTCCCCCATGTGCGCCATCCAGTTCGGTCCAGCCTCCTTGCAGACTGTCTACGGGGCATCCTTCTGGCTCACACTTGCAACAA GCTTGCTGTGTTTCCTGATTGGGGTGGTAGTGGTTGCGCTGCACCACCTCCGACCTAAGGCACTGAAAGCCTTCTTTGATCTGAGCGAGGACGAAGAGGAAGGGGATGCGATGCTGGGGGAAGCATATGGCAACCCCCACTTCCGGGCAAGCAAAAAGAATCCTTATGACAACTTTGCACTGACCATTGAGGCGGTCTAG